In the Verrucomicrobiota bacterium genome, AACCAACTCTTCGTTGCCGATCAAGCTCACAGCACAGTCATGCGGGTCTCCCTCGAGAAGGTCAACGAAGTCACTCAAGGCGCATGTTTCATGATGCGCCAGGGCTTCGACTCCGGAAATCTTGCCCTCGAATTCGCACCCGACCACTCTCTCATGGTGTATGGCACCGACCGGGGATGGGGCGCCCGAGGAGGCAAACCCTTCGCCCTGCAACGCCTCGTGTGGAATCAGAAAACACCCTTCGAAATCCGCCAGATGCTCGCCAAACCGGACGGGTTCGAACTCGTCTTCACGACGTCAGTTCAAACCGCCACCGCATCCAACCCGGCGGACTTCCAACTGAAAACCTACACCTACATTTACCAAAGCCGGTACGGCAGTCCCGAGGTCGATCCCACCCGGCTCAAGGTATTGTCGGCAACCCCAAGCCCGGACGACCTCCGCGTCAGGCTGAAAACAAACAAGCTCATGGCGGGACACGTCCACGAACTGAAGATCACAGGGTTACGTTCCGCCAATGGCCTGCCGCTCCTTCACGGGGAAGCCTATTACACGATGAATCAAATTCCCAAAGTGACGAACTGACGGGAAGGGCTCGTCCGTAAGATTGGCCCTCCGTTGAGCTCACCGGCGGTCGACCCGGTCATGCCGTCGAAGTTCCGCCTCATTCCAAAGATGCTGCGACTCAAGACAGCGAAACCGCACGGAGAGTAGGCCAATTTCACCCTGAAAATGGCAATTCAGCAGCGTCGAGATGCGCCAAACCCGCCACCAACCGCAGAAGGATCGAAGGAACCAGGGCGCTCAAGGCAGACCCTGCCTCCGCGTTGCCCCCGTCATGGATGAGCGCAGACGTTCCTGCGGCCCCCAGACCCGTCAAAAAGGCAGCAGCTTCTTCTTGAGCAAATCCCCCACTTTGCGCCCATCCCGTTTCTTGGTGGATTTCTCGGACTCCCCGCGTCCGGGTTCCTCCTCTTCCCGGGCCTGCTTCGTCATCTCCGTCATCATCATCTCCTGCATGTTGGCGTAACGGGTGTAACCCGAGGGAATCTCGAAAAGTTCCCCCGCGGGCTTCGCAAGCTTCACCTCCTGAAAATCCAGGCGCATCGACTGCCCCTGACTCATGGTTTCAATGCGAACGGGAAACTGCTTCAGATCCGTCGCATTCCAAACGGTCGATTCATGACGCGTCCCCTGTGCATCCGTCACGACCACCCGGTTCTTCTCACAGGGATGGCCGTCCACCGTCTCTTTCCCAATCAAAGTAACCTCCATCTTGGATGCGTTCGGGACCGCGGATTCAACCGTCCCCGTCAACGCGGTCTCCAGGTAGCTTTTCAATCCCGGCCAGACGGAATAACTCAAACGTTTGTCAGGACGCGTGATCGCGATCATTTTGTCCATCCCGGCCGCCGCCGCATCCTCCGCCGCCTTCGCTCGCCCTCACTGCATGCCCGCCAAATCCATCTCGAAGCGAGTCTTGCTCTCATCCACGAACATCTTGCCCGGAATCTTGATGGATTCCGTTCCATCCTTGGTGGACATCACCATCGTGGCCGAAAAAGCAGAATGGTCACCAAACAGCCGCCCCGCCGCTCCCTGAAAATCCGGACCACTCGGCATTTTCCCAAACTGGGCAAAACCCGCCGTGGGGATCAACCCAAGGCATCCCGCCAACACCCATCGTAAGATCCATGAAGCCGTCGCATTTCGAGCACGCATAAGTCAAAACTCCCATGAAGTGTTCTACCGCGATCTGGAATGACTCGCTCATTTCTGACAGGGGAAACCTCGCTCGAACCTCGACGATTGTCGATGCGAACTTCAACCGCATCACCGCTACCCCCATCATCCCCCCTCAGTCCAAGCTCACCCGCCTCCCCCGGTCCCGCCGCCACACCACAACCAAAGCCACCCATCCCACCAGCAACAATCCCCCCACCGTCCAGGTGCCCACGTCCGGATGGTCTGGAGCCAGCCAGAGCGAAGCGGCCCCGGCGGCCGGACCCGCGAAAATGCCCACGCCCAGCGCCGCTTCGTGCAACCCGCCGTGCTCCCCATGCGCATCACCGGCATCCATCGAATAGAAAAGCGAGGAGTAATAAATCAATCCCAATGCCAGTCCGAAAACCAACTGCGCTCCCACCGCAACCGCCAGATTCGGAGCCAGCAACAATCCCATAAATCCCGCGATCAATCCGGCATAGGCGGTAAAAAACCAGGAGCGCCGGTAATGCCATCCGGTCCACTTCCACAAAATCGCAAAGGCCGCGAACCGCCCGAAAAACCACAGCGAACAGAAGAAACCCACCGCAGACGGCGGCAGGGCAAAGCGCTCCGCCAGTGTCGGAATTACGGGCAGCACGGAATTGATCGCGATGTAGGCAAAGGGATTCGCCAGCCAGGCCATGTGCAGAAAGGACTTCGCCTTCGCGATGGGACGCGGATTCAACTCACGCCCCGCCCCTTCAAGGGCTCGCCCGGCTCCCAAAGGCCGGCAGTCGACAGGTCGGATCAACAGCACGAGTTGCAGGGCGTGCAAAAGTGCCGGCACCCAGAAACGCGAGTTCTCTCCCAACGCCTCGATCAAAGCGCCCCCCGCGAAATAAGCCACCGAACACGAAGCGGCCCACACGAGATTGTAAATGCCCAGCGCCCGCTGCAATCCCAACGGCGTCTCCTTCGTGGACGCCATCGCTTCCAAGGCCGGCCACGTGAACGCCATGCCAAAGGACCACACCGACACGACCGCCACATGCACGGCCAAATCCCGGCTGAAACTTGCGGCCAGCATGGAAAGACCCATGACGCTGAAACCCAAGCGCAGCGACTTCTCGTATCCTTGGCGCTGCGCATAACGCCCCGCCAAAATCGAAAACGCCGCGTAAATCAACCCGTGCCAGGCCGCCAGGGCCAGATTGGCCCGGTCCCCAAACCCGAAGTGCTCACGGGTGAAGAAGAAATAGTAAAGAAAGTAAATCGAAGTCGCGAAAGAGTTCAGGCTCTCCAACACGAACACCCTCGCCTTTCCGCCCCAGAGGAACCTCAAACGTTACCCTTTCGTCTCCGCGCGGAACTCCCGCACCGCATGCTCACGCGCATTCTCAAAAAAAGAACACTACACCATCGCCCAAGCGGGTGGATGCTCGAGCCGGAACAACCGTTCCCCAGCCTTGGGCACCCACAACACCCCCTCGTCCTCGCGATGAGCAAAGGTCTCAGCCTGAATCGTCGCCGGATCGCGATATCCCAAATTGATGGAACGGCACTTGGCCTCCGAGATCGCGGTCGCCAGCGTGACACGCGCCCGTGGTGTCTCCACCCCGTTCTCAAAAGTGCCGAGCCCATAAACATGAATCGAGTGCGCCAAAACTCCCCACGGGAACGACTGAAATCGCTCCCATTGCTTCAAAAAATAGTCCCGGCAATGATACCCCACCTGCTCGATCACCCGCCCGTGCGTGAAGCTCACTTCGCGAATGTGCGGCGCGTAAATGATCAACTCCCCGCCATCCGCCAGCACCGGCTCCAGCTTGTACATGCACTTGCCACCCGTCCAAATCTCGTCATACATCGCAGGCGCGCAGGCCAAAATGGTCTTGAACGGACGCGGCTTCAGCGTGATGTGCAAAAGGGCCGATAAATCCGCCGCGGCCGACCACGCTTCCTCCGGCGTGCCGGCGTACAAGCCCGACAACTCCCCTTTCGCCCCAACCACAAGGCAAAAACAAAGCTTGGGAACGTTCACCATCGACCCCGCGTGATCGATCACGCGCCGCACCGGAGTCCACTTGTTCCCAATGATCTTCGGCGTGCTGATCACCGCCCCCAGCCAATGAAAGAAATTCAACACTTCGGGCCCGGCCACTCCCGGAAATAAATATTTGTTCCCTCCCGAGAATCCCACGACCTCGTGCGGAAACACCGGCCCCACGATCACCACCTGATCGTAATCGAAGAGCATCTTGTTCACCCGCACCGGCACGTCCATCGCAAAACGGCCCTCCGACAACCGGTGAATCTCCGCCGCGGAAATCGTCCCGAGGGTCCACAATGCCGCCTCATCGTCCCAGGCATGGTTAAAAAACCGTACCGCCCCATAGGGACCCCTCCGTTCTTCCACGGAAATCTCAAGCCGACCGCAAATCGCTTCCTCGCTCATCGGTTGGTGGGTGCCCAGCGCCACCAGCACGTCCAATCCCGCCACCTCAGTCCGCAATTCAGCATGGATCGCTTTAAACAACATCCCCACCGGCGCGGTCCGCGTTCCGTCGGGAATGATCAATAACACGCGCTTCCCCCGCCAATCCCCGCCCCGGCATGCGGCCGAAACAATGTCGCGCGTCTGCCCCTCGTCCAACCCTGCCTCCGCCATCCTTCCTGTTGCCGCCATAAAATTCCTAAATGGTCTGCGCCAAAAATCCTCCGTCCACGCGCAGATCGGTCCCGGTCACAAAACTGCTGGCCTTCTCGCTCGCCAGGAAAACCGCCGCCCCGATCAATTCCCGCGCTTCGCCAAACCGCCCCATCGGAGTATGCGCCCAAATCGATTTCGTCCGCGGAGTCGGCGAACCGTCCTCGTGAAACAGCAGCTTGCGGTTCTGCTCCGCCGGAAAAAAACCGGGCGTAATCGAGTTGACCCGCACTCCCGACGCCGCCCATTCCCTCGCCAGAAACTGCGTCAAGCTGAGGACCGCCGCCTTGGCCGCCGAGTAGGCCACGACGCGCGACAGCGGGATGTGAGCGGAAACGCTCGCAATGTTGATAATCGAACCCCGGCCCCGTGCCGCCATCCCCGCCCCAAATTCCTGGCAGGGCAGCAACACGCCACCCACCAGATTCAAATCAAAATTCGCCTGCCACGCCGCCAACCCCAACTGCTCAAAAGGCCGCTCCGGCGTCACCGTGGCGTTCGGATCGTTTCCGCCCGCCGCATTCACCAATATGGTCGTGGCTCCCAAGGCCTTCTGCACCTCGGCATGCGCCCGCGACAAACTCTCCAACTTCAAGGCGTCCGCCGCGAAGTAATGGGCGTCCCCCCCCTTCTCGCAAATCCGGTCCGCACGCTCGCGGCCCTTGTCGCCATTGCGACCCAGGATCGCCACGTGCGCACCCGCCAAAGCCAGTCCCTCGGCCATGGCACCGCCGAGGACCCCCGTCCCTCCAAGCACCACCGCCACTTCTCCTTTCAAACTAAAAAGATTCATACTGAACTCGCCAAACCTTCCGCCGTTTTCCTCAACAATGCCTCCACCGAAAACGGTTTGACCAACCGCCCCAGCCTCAACCCATTCGACGCCATCAGCATTTCCTCCTTCTCATCCACTTCGCTCAACAAAATGATCCTCGCGTCTTGTCTCAAATAGCGCATCGCCCGCGCGGTCGTCACGCCGTCCAACACCGGCATGCGAAAATCAATCAGGGCCAGCATGACCTCGGCCGGCTGCCGGGCAAACAACGCCACCGCTTCCGGACCCTCCTTCACCGCCGCGCGCGCCATGTGCACCGCAAGCAGGATCGGCGTCAGGCTGTCCTTCAAATCGTGGGCGATGCCGCCGGCCAGCGTGCCCACGCTCTGCAGACGCTGCATGCGCAGGAACTGGCTCTGCAAACGCTTCTTCTCGGTCACGTCGCGCACCAGGATCTCGACAGAAGGCGCGGTATCCCACTCGAAATACCCCGCCGTGATTTCCGCCGCGAAAGGCTCGCTCCCAGGCGGTTCAAACACCGTCTCGAGCGAGACGGGTTCGGCGTCCTTTTGAGTCAAAGGCGCAATCTCCCGGGCAAACGCATCCCGCTTGCCTCGCGCCACCAACCCAATCACCGATTGCCCGATGAGGCTCTGGTCGTCACGCCAGCCCAGCATCAAGCGAAACGCCTGGTTCGCCACCCGGATATGCCCAACCTCGTCCACGAACTCCAGCGTGTAGCCATCCGCGGCCAGAAAGGTCTTCAGGATCTGCTGGGAAATGATGTCGTCCTCGGCGATTGAGATGGTGCGTGGCGTTTCCATATCCTTCAAGATCGACACGGTTCGCTCCCGTGGCTCAAGCGATAACTCTCCGCGCTTCACTCGCGCGCGGCAAGGCGAAAGGCACTTCGACATCGAGGCAAGTTTCGGCTTTCGCACACTCATCGCTCCGCTATGCTGCCGACCGCATCCTCCGCCACATCATGAAAACGATCACCCTCGGAAAAAGCACCCTCCATCCAAGCCGCCTCGCCTACGGATGCTGGCGCCTCGGCGGCTCCTGGGAACCCAGCGAGATTTCCCCCGAACGCGAAGCCGTCGCCCGCAAAGCCATCCTCACCGCCTTCGAACAAGGATTCACCTTCTTCGATCACGCCGACATCTATTGCCACGGGCACTCCGAAACGCTCTTCGGCAAAGTGCTCCACGAGGTCTCCGGCATGCGCGATCAAGTAACCCTCGCCACGAAATGCGGCATCCGCCGCAAAGGCGAACCCAACCCCGACAGCCCTTACCGCTACGATTACTCCTCGGAGCACATCATCCAGGCCTGCGAGGGATCGTTGCGCCGACTGGGCGTGGACACCCTCGATCTGTTCCAACTCCACCGCTACGACCTGCTGACGCATCCCGAAGAAGTCGCGCGCGCCTTCCAAACGCTCCGTCATCAGGGCAAAGCGCGCTGGTTCGGAGTCAGCAATTTCACGGCCTCCCAGTTTCGCACCCTCCAATCCTTCCTCAACGAGCCGCTCATTTCCAACCAGGTGGAAATCAGTTTGATCCGGCTCGATCACCTGCTCGATGGCACTCTCGACCTGTGCCTTTCCGAGAAAGTTTCGCCACTGGCCTGGAGTCCTCTCGCCGCCGGACGCCTGGCCAGCCACTCCGCCATCGATCTCAACTCCCCCGATCATGCCCATCGCGCCCAACTGCGCGAACGCCTCGACGTCGTCGCCCACGCGCGCCATACCTCCCGATCAGTCATCGCCATCGCCTGGCTCCTCGCCCACCCCGCCGGCATCATTCCCATCATCGGCGCCACCACACCCGACCACATCGTGGACGCCGCCAAGGCAGAGTCGCTCGAACTCACGCGCGAGGAATGGTACGGGCTTTACGAAGCCGGCCTCGGCCATCGCCTGCCTTGAATTCTTTCACGGCCTGGGCATGCTCCGCGCCGTGCCATCCGCCCGTTCGCATTCCCCTCCCGCTTCTGCTGGCTTCTTCATGCCCGCGGAATGGTCGCCCCACCGCTCCACCTGGTTGACTTGGCCCCGCCCGGCCGGGATCAGCTTCCCGGGACGCTACGACGAGGTGCCGCCCGTCTACGCCAAATTCATCCGTGAATTGACCCACGGCGAAGACGTCAACATCAACGTCTGGGACGCCACCATGGCTCAAGACGCCGCCTCGCGCCTCCTCCGCCTTGGCGCGGCGATCGACCGGGTCCACTTCCACACCTTCCCATCGTACGAACCCTGGTGCCGCGACCACGGTCCGATCTTTCTCAACCGCATCCCATCCTCGCCGGATACATCGCCCGAAAACCAAGCCATCGTCGATTGGCGCTACAACGCCTGGGGCGGTAAGTACCCTCCCTTCGATCTGGACGACGCCATTCCTCAGCACGTCGCCAACCTGCGCCGCCTTCCCCTCTACAGCCCGGACATGATTCTCGAAGGCGGCGCGATCGATGTGAACGGACAAGGCGATTTGCTCACCACCGAAGCCTGCCTCCTCAACCCCAATCGCAATCCCAACCTCACTCGGGACGCCATCGAGACCTTCCTGCGCTCCTACCTGGGCGTGCAGCGCGTCCATTGGCTCGGCGAAGGCATCGTCGGGGACGACACCGACGGCCACGTGGACGATCTTTGCCGGTTCGTCGCGCCGGACACCATCGTCACCATCATCGAGGAAGATCCCGCCGACCCAAATTATGCACGGTTGCGGGACAATCGCGAGCGGCTTGATCATCTCCGCGGAGCCGAAGGACGTCCCTTCCGCATTCTCGAACTGCCCATGCCTGGCGTGGTGGAACACGACGGGCAGCGGCTTCCCGCCAGTTACGCCAATTTCTACATCGCCAACGCGGCCGTCATCGTCCCGACTTACCGCCATCCCAATGACGCCAAGGCGATCGAAATCTTAAGCCGCTGTTTTCGCGACCGGCCTGTCATCGGACTGGACTCCATGAATCTCATCTGGGGCCTCGGTTCCTTCCACTGCATCAGCCAGCAGGAGCCGCTTCCCCTGCCGCCCCCGTCCGCCCACCCACCACCCCATTCCCCGATTGCCAGTCCAAGAGTTCAAGGCTAGTTTCTCCCAGACCGGTTTGAAATCGGATGGTTGCGTTCTCCGACATGCCATGCGGATGAATCAACTCGAAACCCACGCGCCCATGCGCCCCGTCCCAGGACGAGCGGCCAACTCTCGCGTCGCTCATCCAATGACCCACCGGTCGTTTGTTCCATGCTCGCTCAAATACTGACCTATCTGTACGTCATCGCGGCCGTTGTTCTCCTGTTCGGCGCCGCCGTCTTCGTCCACGAATTCGGCCACTACTGGGTGGCCCGCAAACGGGGCCTCAAAGTCGAGGCCTTCGCGATCGGATTTGGTCCCAAGATCTTCGGATGGACCAAGGATGGCATTGAATACTCCTGGCGTTGGATCCCTGCGGGAGGTTACGTCAAACTCCCTCAGATGATCACCTCGGAGGCCATCGAGGGGACGCACCAAGGCGAACCCCTTCCCCCCGCCTCTCCGTGGTCCAAAATCCTCGTGGCGTTCGCCGGTCCCCTGATGAACGTGGTCTTCGCCTTCGCCATCGGCACCTTCATTTACTTCGTCGGACTCCCGGTTCCCGTCAACCCCTCCATCATCGGCTATGTGAAAACGGACAGCCCGGAGGGCAAACTCGGCATCCAAGCCGGCGATGCCATCGTCGAGGTGGACGGCAAACCCACGCGCTCCTGGGAGGACGTTTACCAAATCACGGCTCTCGCCCGAACGAATGTGCTCAAAGTCGTTCTCGATCGCGCGGGCACTCGCTCGACCTACAACCTCGAAACACGCGAAAACACGCCCCTCCCGCTCAAGGTCCTCAACCTGAATCCCCAAGACCATCCCGTCATCTTCAAAGTCGAACCGGACGGACCCGCCGACAAGGCCGGCCTCAAAACGCAGGACAAATTCATGTCCTTCGCCGGCATTCCGGTCCACAGCCAGGAACAATTGGTGGACCTCATCCGGAAGCGCGGCGGTGAACCCAGCGAGGTCGTCGTGGAACGAAACGCCCAATCGCTTACCCTCAACGTGACCCCGATGTTCGATCCCCAAACCAAACGCGGACGCATCGGCGTCGGCCTTTCCTCGGGCTCCATTCGATACGAGGTCCAAAAGCCGGGTCCAACGCCCTGGGCACAAGTCAAAGAGACGCTGGACCTCATGTACAACACGTTTAGCGCGCTGGTGCATTCGGAACAAACGGGAGTCGGGGCCAAGGACCTGAGCGGTCCCGTCGGAATCCTCACCATCATGGCCGCTCACGTCAAAACCGATTACCGGCTGGCCCTCAAGTTCCTCGTCCTCCTCAACATCAATCTCGCGATTCTCAATCTCCTCCCCATTCCCGTGCTGGACGGCGGCCACATCGTCATGTCGGTCATCGAAAAAATCCGTCAGCGCCCGCTCAGCATCAAATTTGTCGAATACACCACCACCGCCTGCGCGCTGGCGCTGATCTCCTTCATGCTCTACGTGACCTTCCACGACTTCCGCCGCTTCTCCCTCTTCAAATCCTTCTTCCAACGCGAAACTCAAATCGAGCAAACCCCACCCCCCTCCCCCATTCCCGCTCCTGCTCCCGCCCCACGATAACCACTCGCGAGCGTGCATCAGCTCCACTCCCAGTCGGAACAATCGCCCCCCTCCTTGCCATGAACTTTTGTTCATCCCTCTTCCGCTACCAACGACGCCCGACACGCGAAGTCGTCGTGGGCGACCCGAATCGTGGCGGTGTGGTCATCGGCGGACACCACCCCGTGGTCAAACAGTCCATGCTCACCTGCGACACCATGGACACCGCCTCCTGCATCAGCCAAACCCTCGATCTCGTCGCCGTCGGCTGCCAAATCGTCCGCATCACCGCTCCCACGGTGAAAGACGCCGCCAACCTCGAAGTCATCACCCGCGAACTCCGCGCCCGCGATTGTTTCGTTCCCCTCGTGGCGGACATTCACTTCAAACCCGAAGCCGCCCTCGAGGCCGCCCGCTGGGTCGAAAAGGTCCGGATCAATCCCGGCAACTACGCCGATTCGAAGAAATTCGCCATCAAAGAATACAGCGAGCAACAGTACCAGGCCGAACTGGCCCGCATCGACGAACGTTTCACACCGCTCGTCCTGCTCTGCAAACAACTCGGTCGCGCCATGCGCATCGGGACCAACCACGGTTCCCTCAGCGACCGGATCATGAATCGATTCGGCGATTCCGCCCTGGGCATGGTCGAAAGTGCCCTCGAGTTCGCCCACATCGCCCGCCGGCATGACTTCCACAACTTCGTGTTCTCCATGAAGTCAAGCAACCCCAAGGTCATGATCCAATGCTACCGGCTGCTCGTCGCCCGCCTCCATGCCCTCGGACCGGATTGGAACTACCCCATCCATCTCGGCGTCACGGAAGCCGGGGACGGAGAAGACGCCCGCATCAAGAGCGCCATCGGGATCGGCTCGCTCCTCTGCGACGGCGTCGGCGACACGATTCGCGTCTCCTTGACCGAGGATTCGCCCAACGAGATTCCCGTTTGCAACTCCCTCCTGGCGCAAGTCTCGAAGCTCACCCAAACCCAGGCCGACTTTTCCGCTTCACTCGTCCCTTTCCAGCCTTTCGAGTATTCACGCCGCGACACTCCTGAAATTGAGCTGAACGAAACCGTCCGCTGCGGCGGCCAGCAAACCATACGCGTCGTCGTCACCCAAGCCGTGTTCGATCAATTGGCTCCGAAAATCCGACCGCGCGATGATGTGCGCCCGGAAGCCGTTTATGAAGAACTCCAAGTTCAGGAGGTCGACCCCACCGAAGACTTTACCACGGCTTGCGACGCACAACTCATCACCGTCCGTGACGGCGTCGCCCTGCCCACCCTCGCCGCCTTCCGCCTCTTGGCCGCGAAACTCCGCCAACTGGGGTTCCGTAATCCCATCCTTCTCAAAGATTGCCTCCATTTTGAATCGACGCCCCCCCCACCCGATGTCGCCCTCCTGCGCGCCTCGGTCAACCTAGGCTCCCTGCTCGCCGACGGGATCGGCGACGCCATCCTCGTTCGCGGCGAATGCGGTGCCGGACAATCCCTCCGTCTCGCGTTCAACATCCTCCAGGCCGCCGGTTGCCGTTCCTTCAAAACCGATTACGTCGCCTGTCCCTCCTGCGGACGCACCCTTTTCAATCTCCAAACGGTCACCGCACGGATCAAGTCCCGCACGGACCACCTCAAGGGGGTCAAAATCGCCATCATGGGATGTATCGTCAACGGCCCCGGAGAAATGGCCGACGCCGATTTCGGATACGTCGGGGGCGCTCCCGGCAAAATCAATCTCTACGTCGGAAAAAAGCCGGTGAAATTCAACATCCCGGAAACCGAAGCCGTGGATCGGCTGGTGGATCTCATCCGGGAACACGGTAAATGGGTGGAACCAGACCTCGTGCCCGCCCTTGCCCCGGAGTCCTGAGGTGGAGTCCTTCGAACTCGCCGCCCCCTACCAACCCGCCGGCGATCAACCCGCGGCCATCCGAGCCCTCACGGAGGGTCTCCGTCAGGGCCATCCGCACCAAGTTCTCCTCGGCGTCACCGGTTCGGGAAAAACATTCACCATCGCCAACGTCATCCGCAACGTCAACCGCCCCGCGCTCGTCATCTCCCACAACAAGACCCTCGCCGCCCAGCTCTACGCGGAATTCAAATCCTTTTTCCCCCGCAACGCGGTGGAATACTTCGTCAGCTACTTCGACTTCTACCAGCCCGAGGCTTACATCCCCCGCACCGACACCTTCATCGAGAAGGACTCCAGCGTGAACGAGGAGATCGAGCGCCTGCGCCTCTCGACCATGAGCTCCCTGTTCTCCAGGCGCGATGTCATCGTCGTCGCGAGCGTCTCTTGTATCTATGGCATCGGCAGCCGTGAGGACTACGAGGCTTCCATCATCCCCGTCCGCGTGGGACAAGCCCTCAACCGCGATCAACTCCTCTGCCGGCTCGTCGATCTCCAATACCACCGGAACGACATGGAG is a window encoding:
- a CDS encoding MFS transporter, whose amino-acid sequence is MRFLWGGKARVFVLESLNSFATSIYFLYYFFFTREHFGFGDRANLALAAWHGLIYAAFSILAGRYAQRQGYEKSLRLGFSVMGLSMLAASFSRDLAVHVAVVSVWSFGMAFTWPALEAMASTKETPLGLQRALGIYNLVWAASCSVAYFAGGALIEALGENSRFWVPALLHALQLVLLIRPVDCRPLGAGRALEGAGRELNPRPIAKAKSFLHMAWLANPFAYIAINSVLPVIPTLAERFALPPSAVGFFCSLWFFGRFAAFAILWKWTGWHYRRSWFFTAYAGLIAGFMGLLLAPNLAVAVGAQLVFGLALGLIYYSSLFYSMDAGDAHGEHGGLHEAALGVGIFAGPAAGAASLWLAPDHPDVGTWTVGGLLLVGWVALVVVWRRDRGRRVSLD
- a CDS encoding DUF2088 domain-containing protein; protein product: MAATGRMAEAGLDEGQTRDIVSAACRGGDWRGKRVLLIIPDGTRTAPVGMLFKAIHAELRTEVAGLDVLVALGTHQPMSEEAICGRLEISVEERRGPYGAVRFFNHAWDDEAALWTLGTISAAEIHRLSEGRFAMDVPVRVNKMLFDYDQVVIVGPVFPHEVVGFSGGNKYLFPGVAGPEVLNFFHWLGAVISTPKIIGNKWTPVRRVIDHAGSMVNVPKLCFCLVVGAKGELSGLYAGTPEEAWSAAADLSALLHITLKPRPFKTILACAPAMYDEIWTGGKCMYKLEPVLADGGELIIYAPHIREVSFTHGRVIEQVGYHCRDYFLKQWERFQSFPWGVLAHSIHVYGLGTFENGVETPRARVTLATAISEAKCRSINLGYRDPATIQAETFAHREDEGVLWVPKAGERLFRLEHPPAWAMV
- a CDS encoding SDR family oxidoreductase, with the translated sequence MNLFSLKGEVAVVLGGTGVLGGAMAEGLALAGAHVAILGRNGDKGRERADRICEKGGDAHYFAADALKLESLSRAHAEVQKALGATTILVNAAGGNDPNATVTPERPFEQLGLAAWQANFDLNLVGGVLLPCQEFGAGMAARGRGSIINIASVSAHIPLSRVVAYSAAKAAVLSLTQFLAREWAASGVRVNSITPGFFPAEQNRKLLFHEDGSPTPRTKSIWAHTPMGRFGEARELIGAAVFLASEKASSFVTGTDLRVDGGFLAQTI
- a CDS encoding response regulator; translated protein: MSVRKPKLASMSKCLSPCRARVKRGELSLEPRERTVSILKDMETPRTISIAEDDIISQQILKTFLAADGYTLEFVDEVGHIRVANQAFRLMLGWRDDQSLIGQSVIGLVARGKRDAFAREIAPLTQKDAEPVSLETVFEPPGSEPFAAEITAGYFEWDTAPSVEILVRDVTEKKRLQSQFLRMQRLQSVGTLAGGIAHDLKDSLTPILLAVHMARAAVKEGPEAVALFARQPAEVMLALIDFRMPVLDGVTTARAMRYLRQDARIILLSEVDEKEEMLMASNGLRLGRLVKPFSVEALLRKTAEGLASSV
- a CDS encoding aldo/keto reductase produces the protein MKTITLGKSTLHPSRLAYGCWRLGGSWEPSEISPEREAVARKAILTAFEQGFTFFDHADIYCHGHSETLFGKVLHEVSGMRDQVTLATKCGIRRKGEPNPDSPYRYDYSSEHIIQACEGSLRRLGVDTLDLFQLHRYDLLTHPEEVARAFQTLRHQGKARWFGVSNFTASQFRTLQSFLNEPLISNQVEISLIRLDHLLDGTLDLCLSEKVSPLAWSPLAAGRLASHSAIDLNSPDHAHRAQLRERLDVVAHARHTSRSVIAIAWLLAHPAGIIPIIGATTPDHIVDAAKAESLELTREEWYGLYEAGLGHRLP
- a CDS encoding agmatine deiminase family protein → MPAEWSPHRSTWLTWPRPAGISFPGRYDEVPPVYAKFIRELTHGEDVNINVWDATMAQDAASRLLRLGAAIDRVHFHTFPSYEPWCRDHGPIFLNRIPSSPDTSPENQAIVDWRYNAWGGKYPPFDLDDAIPQHVANLRRLPLYSPDMILEGGAIDVNGQGDLLTTEACLLNPNRNPNLTRDAIETFLRSYLGVQRVHWLGEGIVGDDTDGHVDDLCRFVAPDTIVTIIEEDPADPNYARLRDNRERLDHLRGAEGRPFRILELPMPGVVEHDGQRLPASYANFYIANAAVIVPTYRHPNDAKAIEILSRCFRDRPVIGLDSMNLIWGLGSFHCISQQEPLPLPPPSAHPPPHSPIASPRVQG
- the rseP gene encoding RIP metalloprotease RseP, with the translated sequence MLAQILTYLYVIAAVVLLFGAAVFVHEFGHYWVARKRGLKVEAFAIGFGPKIFGWTKDGIEYSWRWIPAGGYVKLPQMITSEAIEGTHQGEPLPPASPWSKILVAFAGPLMNVVFAFAIGTFIYFVGLPVPVNPSIIGYVKTDSPEGKLGIQAGDAIVEVDGKPTRSWEDVYQITALARTNVLKVVLDRAGTRSTYNLETRENTPLPLKVLNLNPQDHPVIFKVEPDGPADKAGLKTQDKFMSFAGIPVHSQEQLVDLIRKRGGEPSEVVVERNAQSLTLNVTPMFDPQTKRGRIGVGLSSGSIRYEVQKPGPTPWAQVKETLDLMYNTFSALVHSEQTGVGAKDLSGPVGILTIMAAHVKTDYRLALKFLVLLNINLAILNLLPIPVLDGGHIVMSVIEKIRQRPLSIKFVEYTTTACALALISFMLYVTFHDFRRFSLFKSFFQRETQIEQTPPPSPIPAPAPAPR
- the ispG gene encoding (E)-4-hydroxy-3-methylbut-2-enyl-diphosphate synthase, which produces MNFCSSLFRYQRRPTREVVVGDPNRGGVVIGGHHPVVKQSMLTCDTMDTASCISQTLDLVAVGCQIVRITAPTVKDAANLEVITRELRARDCFVPLVADIHFKPEAALEAARWVEKVRINPGNYADSKKFAIKEYSEQQYQAELARIDERFTPLVLLCKQLGRAMRIGTNHGSLSDRIMNRFGDSALGMVESALEFAHIARRHDFHNFVFSMKSSNPKVMIQCYRLLVARLHALGPDWNYPIHLGVTEAGDGEDARIKSAIGIGSLLCDGVGDTIRVSLTEDSPNEIPVCNSLLAQVSKLTQTQADFSASLVPFQPFEYSRRDTPEIELNETVRCGGQQTIRVVVTQAVFDQLAPKIRPRDDVRPEAVYEELQVQEVDPTEDFTTACDAQLITVRDGVALPTLAAFRLLAAKLRQLGFRNPILLKDCLHFESTPPPPDVALLRASVNLGSLLADGIGDAILVRGECGAGQSLRLAFNILQAAGCRSFKTDYVACPSCGRTLFNLQTVTARIKSRTDHLKGVKIAIMGCIVNGPGEMADADFGYVGGAPGKINLYVGKKPVKFNIPETEAVDRLVDLIREHGKWVEPDLVPALAPES